Below is a genomic region from Prunus persica cultivar Lovell chromosome G3, Prunus_persica_NCBIv2, whole genome shotgun sequence.
GTCTCCCAAACCTAACGGATTCATACTATTCCTCTGACCTCTGGTCTGGTTAATAGGTTGGTGAGGAATGTTATATCCGATACAATATCGGACGGCtggaaattttggggttcaatTCGCGTTTCTCTTTCCATCATTTCAACACGAAACGCATGATCAATCAAACGGCCCAGAACGATGTTTGTGAAATAGACAGCAAGCAAGCAGCAGGCAAGGAATGTCGGTAGCCACAAACGCATGCAGGGATGCTAGCCGTGCACGCAGACAGACAATCCAGTGGCTCTACAGCCACAAAACATAAGCTCGTGGGCCCCACAAAACACAGCTTCTGCAATTCTCCACCAGTTACTTTACTTGGCCTTCTCTCTATCTTCCCAGAATCAATCCATAATCATACAAACAAACAGTCATCACTCCAATAGTTGGTGGTGAAGGGTTTAAGAGGTTTTTCGAAAACTAAGCTGTTTGTTTGTGCTTTCTTGGAAAGCTTTGATTGTTGAAGAAGGAGCttttggagagagagggaagatGAAAATTCAGTGTGATGTGTGCGAGAAGGCACCGGCGACAGTGATTTGTTGCGCAGATGAGGCGGCGCTGTGCGCCAAATGTGACGTTGAAGTGCATGCAGCAAACAAGCTTGCAAGCAAGCACCAGAGGCTTCTCCTTCAGTGTCTCTCCAAGTTGAACAAACTCCCTAGATGTGACATTTGCCAAGTAATTTCACTCCCCACGTTCTTTGTattgtgattttgattttccCTTTCTGTTGGACTTGTTAGTTTACCTGAAATTGCTAAGATAAACAAGCTTTCCCGTTCAATATGATGCTTAATCAGAGACGTGAGTTAGGCTAGTTGGTAAGACACTCAAGTTCGAGCCTCCTCCTTGTagagtaaattaataaaaaagaatctgttgttcattctctctctcacatattattttcTGATTTGCAGGACAAGGCAGCTTTTATATTCTGTGTTGAAGACAGAGCCCTCTTTTGCCAGGATTGTGACGGGTCAGTTCATTCGGCCAATAGCCACTCTGCCAACCACCAGAGGTTCCTCGCGACCGGAATCCGGGTGGCATTGAGCTCCAGTTGTACTACTAAGGACACTGAAACAAGTAGCTTGGAGCCACCCAGTCATGGCTCGCAGCAGATTTCAACAAAATTGCCAACACCTCAGCCTTCTGGCTTCTCATCCCCTTGGGGGGTTGATGACTTGCTGCAATTATCAGATTTTGAATCTTCTGACAAGGTTAGAAAGATACcggaaaacatatatatatatatatatatatatatatatatattggaagTTATGTAGCTTTACTCATCGCAAATATTCTtgcaaaaaggaaagaaacttttgagtttttaagactctcaaaataaaacaatctTG
It encodes:
- the LOC18784147 gene encoding B-box zinc finger protein 24, translating into MKIQCDVCEKAPATVICCADEAALCAKCDVEVHAANKLASKHQRLLLQCLSKLNKLPRCDICQDKAAFIFCVEDRALFCQDCDGSVHSANSHSANHQRFLATGIRVALSSSCTTKDTETSSLEPPSHGSQQISTKLPTPQPSGFSSPWGVDDLLQLSDFESSDKKGSLEFGELEWIADMGLFGEQFPEEALAAAEVPQLPVSQQPNFTSYRPPKSNNPYKKPRIVMAEDDDEHFTVPDLGDFRHVST